A single window of Bacteroidota bacterium DNA harbors:
- a CDS encoding dipeptide epimerase: protein MKLTFTPYSLNFIHPFGLSYGTRTKTDVVFTKLECDGFIGYGEASLPPYLGESHDSVTKFYKKAKDVLMNFNLDSDHEEILNSIDHIQNNNNAAKAGIDIALCDLLSKAQNKTVYEYFNLPKPTAKNTSVTISIGDLNLISQKLDEFSGFNILKIKLGHDDDKGIISTIRQISDKPMVVDVNQGWTEKNKALEMVKWLEDKNVLFVEQPMPKENLSDMAWLTSHSTLPIIADESFKRLSDLDTVKDCFSGINIKLMKCTGLFEAVKIIKAAKKEGLKINLGCMTESSCAISAAAQISSEVNWIDLDGPLLIKNNPFAGVTYNSGEVLLSNDVGIGAKPIEVLNFN from the coding sequence TTGAAACTAACATTTACTCCATATTCGCTTAACTTCATTCACCCTTTTGGCTTATCGTACGGTACTCGTACAAAAACGGATGTTGTATTTACAAAATTGGAGTGTGATGGTTTCATTGGTTATGGGGAAGCATCGTTACCTCCGTATTTGGGCGAATCGCATGACTCAGTAACTAAATTCTACAAGAAGGCTAAGGATGTGTTGATGAATTTTAATCTTGATTCAGATCACGAAGAGATTTTAAATTCAATCGACCACATTCAGAATAATAATAATGCTGCAAAAGCAGGAATAGATATAGCTCTATGTGATTTACTTTCTAAAGCACAAAACAAAACGGTTTATGAGTATTTTAATTTACCTAAGCCCACGGCTAAAAATACTTCTGTAACAATTAGTATTGGCGATTTAAATTTGATTTCGCAAAAACTGGATGAGTTCTCTGGTTTCAATATTTTAAAAATTAAACTTGGCCATGATGATGATAAAGGGATAATCTCTACTATCAGGCAAATTTCAGATAAGCCAATGGTAGTTGATGTGAATCAGGGTTGGACCGAAAAGAATAAAGCACTTGAAATGGTAAAATGGCTGGAAGATAAAAATGTTCTATTTGTTGAACAACCAATGCCAAAAGAGAACTTAAGTGATATGGCTTGGTTAACGAGTCATTCTACTTTGCCAATTATCGCCGACGAAAGTTTTAAACGTTTATCGGATTTAGATACAGTAAAAGATTGCTTCAGCGGAATTAATATTAAACTGATGAAGTGTACAGGTTTGTTTGAAGCAGTTAAAATAATTAAAGCCGCTAAGAAAGAAGGGTTAAAAATAAATCTCGGTTGTATGACCGAAAGTTCCTGCGCCATTTCTGCTGCTGCACAAATTTCCTCTGAAGTAAATTGGATTGATTTAGATGGTCCTTTACTTATAAAAAATAACCCCTTCGCAGGGGTTACTTATAATTCCGGAGAGGTTCTTCTCTCTAATGATGTTGGAATAGGAGCTAAGCCTATTGAAGTATTAAACTTCAACTAA
- a CDS encoding UMP kinase, producing MKYKRVLLKLSGEALMGNKGFGIDQERLLTYAKEIKTAHANGCQIAIVIGGGNIFRGIQAEKGGMDRVHGDYMGMLATVINSMAIQSALEGLGVETRLQSAIKMEQICEPFIRRKAVRHLEKNRVVIFGAGTGNPYFTTDTAATLRAIEIEANVILKGTRVDGIYTADPEKDKNAVKYDTIKFEEVYDKGLEVMDMTAFTLCKENGLPIIVFDMNKPGNLQKLLSGDKVGTLVEV from the coding sequence ATGAAATATAAAAGAGTACTTTTAAAACTAAGCGGTGAAGCCTTAATGGGAAATAAAGGCTTCGGAATTGATCAGGAAAGATTATTGACCTACGCTAAGGAAATTAAAACAGCACACGCTAACGGTTGTCAGATTGCTATTGTAATTGGCGGCGGAAATATTTTCAGAGGCATTCAGGCTGAAAAAGGCGGCATGGATCGCGTTCATGGAGATTACATGGGAATGCTTGCTACCGTAATTAACTCAATGGCGATTCAATCGGCGTTGGAAGGATTGGGCGTTGAAACCCGATTACAAAGCGCTATTAAAATGGAACAGATTTGTGAGCCATTCATCAGAAGAAAAGCCGTTCGTCATTTAGAAAAAAACCGAGTTGTGATTTTTGGTGCAGGAACAGGTAATCCATATTTCACTACTGATACTGCAGCCACTTTACGCGCGATTGAAATTGAAGCAAACGTTATTTTAAAAGGTACACGTGTTGATGGTATTTATACCGCCGATCCTGAAAAAGATAAAAACGCAGTTAAATACGATACGATAAAATTCGAAGAAGTTTACGATAAAGGTTTAGAGGTAATGGACATGACCGCATTTACCCTTTGCAAAGAAAACGGATTACCAATTATTGTGTTCGACATGAACAAACCCGGTAATCTTCAGAAATTATTAAGCGGAGATAAAGTTGGAACTTTAGTTGAAGTTTAA
- a CDS encoding elongation factor Ts, whose protein sequence is MAITAADVNKLRQQTGAGMMDCKKALEESNGDFEQAVDFLRKKGAKVAANRQDRDAKEGVVLAKVNGTGKQGVLVSVNCETDFVAKNADFIAFAETVTQIALDKAPANADALKALPFDNNITIGDKFMEQVGKIGEKIDIGYYSTITAEKVVAYNHPGNRLAVVVGFNQNIDDEAAKNVAMQTAAMAPVAVDKNDVDTATLERELEIARETTRQEGKPEDMVEKIAQGKLNKFYKESTLLNQEYIKDNKMTIRQYLQSLNKDLTVTSFKRFSLS, encoded by the coding sequence ATGGCTATCACAGCAGCAGATGTAAACAAATTACGCCAACAAACCGGTGCCGGTATGATGGATTGCAAAAAAGCATTAGAAGAAAGCAATGGCGATTTCGAACAAGCAGTTGATTTCTTAAGAAAAAAAGGCGCGAAAGTGGCCGCTAACCGTCAGGATCGTGACGCAAAAGAAGGTGTTGTTCTTGCAAAAGTAAACGGAACAGGTAAACAAGGTGTTTTAGTAAGCGTAAACTGTGAGACAGATTTCGTTGCTAAGAATGCTGACTTTATCGCTTTCGCAGAAACAGTTACTCAAATTGCATTAGATAAAGCGCCTGCTAACGCGGATGCTTTAAAGGCTTTACCATTCGACAACAACATTACCATTGGCGATAAGTTCATGGAGCAAGTTGGTAAAATTGGTGAGAAAATTGATATCGGATATTACAGCACTATCACTGCAGAAAAAGTAGTTGCTTACAATCACCCGGGTAACCGCTTAGCAGTTGTTGTTGGTTTCAACCAAAACATTGATGATGAAGCAGCGAAAAACGTAGCGATGCAAACTGCGGCAATGGCTCCTGTAGCAGTTGATAAAAATGATGTTGATACTGCAACTTTAGAGCGCGAATTAGAAATTGCTCGTGAAACAACTCGTCAAGAAGGTAAGCCTGAAGACATGGTTGAGAAAATTGCTCAAGGTAAATTAAATAAGTTCTACAAAGAATCTACTTTATTGAACCAAGAATACATTAAGGATAACAAAATGACAATTCGTCAATACTTGCAAAGCTTAAACAAAGATTTAACCGTTACAAGCTTCAAGCGTTTCTCATTATCTTAA
- the rpsB gene encoding 30S ribosomal protein S2, translated as MSRTSFNELLEAGAHFGHLKRKWNPAMAPYIYAEKNGIHIIDLNKTVAKIDEAANALKQIARSGKKVLFVATKKQAKDIVAERIKPLNMPYVTERWPGGMLTNFATIRKSIRRMAQIDKMTTDGTFSSISKKERLQISRERAKLEIQFGSIADLSRLPAALFIVDITKEHIAVKEAKRLNIPTFAIVDTNSNPNEVDYAIPANDDASTSIAYIIDLMGAAIKEGLAERKMDKEAQAAEEKDSKEESKHEAEELAAGLKFKNTEEEEGDKGGKRPRKRVTAKK; from the coding sequence ATGTCAAGAACATCATTTAACGAATTACTTGAAGCAGGTGCTCACTTTGGTCACCTTAAACGTAAGTGGAACCCTGCAATGGCTCCGTACATTTATGCAGAAAAAAACGGTATCCATATTATCGATTTAAATAAAACCGTTGCTAAGATAGACGAAGCAGCTAACGCACTTAAGCAAATTGCGCGCTCAGGTAAGAAAGTATTATTTGTTGCTACAAAAAAACAAGCTAAAGATATCGTTGCAGAGAGAATCAAACCTCTTAACATGCCATATGTAACTGAGCGTTGGCCAGGCGGTATGTTAACCAACTTCGCAACAATCCGTAAGTCAATTCGCCGTATGGCTCAAATTGATAAGATGACTACTGACGGAACTTTCAGCAGTATTTCTAAAAAAGAACGTTTACAAATTTCTCGTGAGCGCGCTAAATTAGAAATCCAGTTCGGTTCAATCGCAGATTTATCTCGTTTACCTGCTGCATTGTTTATTGTTGATATTACTAAAGAACATATCGCTGTTAAAGAAGCGAAACGTTTAAATATCCCAACTTTTGCTATCGTTGATACTAATTCAAATCCGAATGAAGTAGACTACGCTATTCCTGCTAACGATGATGCTTCAACTTCTATTGCATACATTATTGACTTAATGGGCGCTGCAATTAAGGAAGGTTTAGCTGAACGTAAAATGGATAAAGAAGCTCAAGCTGCAGAAGAAAAAGATTCTAAGGAAGAATCAAAACATGAAGCTGAAGAATTGGCAGCCGGTCTTAAGTTCAAAAACACTGAAGAAGAAGAAGGCGATAAAGGCGGAAAACGTCCTCGTAAAAGAGTGACCGCAAAAAAATAA
- the rpsI gene encoding 30S ribosomal protein S9: MEVINTSGRRKTSVARAYITKGKGNIEVNGKDYKVYFSTPTLQYYVTQALNIAKVNGEYDIKANVKGGGITGQAQAIRLAIAKALVEINEEYKKDLRAEGLMTRDPRMVERKKFGQKKARRRFQFSKR, translated from the coding sequence ATGGAAGTAATTAACACATCAGGACGCAGAAAAACTTCAGTTGCTCGCGCTTACATTACAAAAGGTAAAGGCAATATCGAAGTAAACGGTAAAGATTATAAAGTATATTTCTCTACTCCTACTTTGCAGTATTACGTAACTCAAGCCTTAAACATCGCAAAGGTGAATGGCGAGTACGACATTAAAGCAAACGTAAAGGGTGGTGGAATTACCGGTCAGGCTCAAGCTATCCGTTTAGCTATTGCTAAAGCTTTGGTTGAAATCAATGAAGAGTACAAAAAAGATTTAAGAGCGGAAGGTTTAATGACCCGCGACCCTCGTATGGTTGAACGTAAGAAATTCGGTCAGAAGAAAGCTCGTCGTCGCTTCCAATTCAGCAAACGTTAA
- the rplM gene encoding 50S ribosomal protein L13, giving the protein MDALSYKTKFVNLAKSEKDWVLVDAENQVAGRLASKVAYLLRGKHKTSFTPHTDSGTNVVIINADKIRFTGKKLTDKEYIRYTGYPGGQRFATPKFLLGTKPTEVLRLAIHGMLPKNRLGRRLNTNVFIYAGTEHNQEAQQPKKIDLSTIKA; this is encoded by the coding sequence GTGGACGCATTAAGTTATAAAACTAAGTTTGTTAATCTAGCCAAATCTGAGAAGGATTGGGTATTGGTTGACGCAGAGAACCAGGTAGCAGGTCGTTTGGCCTCTAAAGTGGCGTATTTATTACGCGGAAAGCATAAAACTAGCTTTACCCCACATACCGATAGCGGTACAAATGTGGTTATCATCAACGCCGATAAAATCCGTTTTACCGGTAAAAAATTAACTGATAAGGAATATATCCGTTATACAGGTTATCCGGGTGGTCAGCGTTTTGCTACTCCTAAGTTTTTATTAGGCACAAAACCTACTGAGGTATTGCGTTTAGCAATCCACGGTATGTTACCTAAAAACCGTTTAGGTCGTCGTTTAAATACCAACGTATTTATTTACGCAGGTACTGAACACAACCAAGAGGCTCAACAGCCAAAGAAAATTGATTTAAGTACTATTAAAGCTTAA
- a CDS encoding insulinase family protein — MKSTLLFKSVAVAGLLAVSLTGTSQSKPTPPKFIEEVTKKGDEIVIPYKKYSLANGLTILVHEDHSDPVVYVDVTYHVGSAREQEGRSGFAHFFEHMMFQGSKNVADEQHFKIITEAGGTLNGTTNTDRTNYFETVPSNQLEKMLWLEADRMGFLLDSVTQKKFEVQRATVKNERGQRYDNAPYGLVSEKIGEALYPQGHPYSWTTIGYIEDLNRVDVNDLKRFYMRWYGPNNAVLTVAGDVNTEEVVKLADKYFGSIQRGPEVKPQTVEPVKLNENRYIHYEDNVKFPMIRLAFPTVAARKEDDAALDVLASILSGSKSSPLYEAFIKSKKAVSANCFQYSRELAGQFEFMIRANATNNLADIEKELKTTLDNWEKTGATDEDIEKFKARFQSDLYNGLSTVQGKGAQLAAYYTFTGDGNYLKKEIESYLKVTKADVMRVYNTYIKGKNAVILSCVPKGKGDLKAHDDTWKMYTRKVEEESAEYKNLSYKEPKDNFDRSKMPQAKAASLVPVPDYWTDKLSNGIKVIGVSSNDIPKVNILVSIPFGHRFEPKDKSGLANITASMMEESTTLHSSEEIEKMLDKLGSSVSVNAGNEEVGINISCLKTNLDATLKIAEEIMFMPKFSAEDFELVKKEKLDAIAQMQTSAATIAGLIYNKLIYGNDHIMSVPAIGTSETVSSLTLDDVKKCYENFSSEGASIAISGDVKKEDVLAKMSFVTKLKANPIAKTVEPAIPTISKTKIYFVDKKNAPQSEIRMGYMSLPYDATGEYYKNNIMNFAFAGAFNSRVNYLLREIRGFTYGVRGGFAGGKYPGPYTISGGFRANSTDSTLIDMISELKKYTANGVIEDELSFTKNAMAQSDALKYESAFQKLGFIKRILDFNLDKNYVKQQGDILNNITKADIDARAKKHLPLDNMLILVVGDKATNFDKVKALGYEVVELDLNGNPVK; from the coding sequence ATGAAATCAACTCTATTATTCAAATCTGTTGCTGTAGCCGGCTTGTTGGCTGTTTCATTAACAGGAACTTCTCAATCAAAACCTACTCCACCTAAATTCATTGAGGAAGTAACAAAAAAGGGTGATGAAATTGTTATCCCTTACAAGAAATATTCTTTAGCAAATGGCTTAACTATATTAGTACACGAAGATCACTCAGATCCCGTTGTTTACGTTGATGTCACTTATCACGTGGGTTCGGCGCGTGAGCAGGAAGGACGTTCGGGTTTCGCGCATTTTTTTGAGCACATGATGTTTCAAGGTTCAAAAAATGTAGCCGACGAACAACATTTCAAAATTATTACAGAAGCCGGCGGTACATTAAACGGAACAACAAATACTGATCGCACAAATTATTTTGAAACTGTACCAAGTAACCAATTAGAAAAAATGCTTTGGTTAGAAGCTGATCGAATGGGCTTCCTATTGGATTCAGTGACTCAAAAGAAATTTGAAGTTCAACGCGCGACTGTAAAAAACGAGCGCGGTCAGAGATATGATAACGCGCCATATGGTTTAGTAAGTGAAAAAATCGGTGAAGCACTTTATCCGCAAGGCCACCCGTATAGTTGGACCACCATTGGATATATAGAAGATTTAAATCGTGTTGATGTAAATGATTTGAAACGTTTCTATATGCGTTGGTATGGCCCTAATAATGCCGTTTTGACTGTAGCTGGCGATGTTAATACAGAAGAGGTTGTAAAGCTGGCTGATAAATATTTCGGCAGTATACAACGTGGACCGGAAGTAAAACCTCAAACCGTTGAGCCAGTAAAATTAAATGAAAACCGATACATTCATTATGAGGATAATGTGAAATTCCCAATGATTCGACTTGCGTTTCCTACTGTTGCTGCCAGAAAAGAAGACGATGCTGCATTAGATGTATTAGCTTCTATTTTATCCGGATCTAAAAGCTCTCCATTATACGAAGCATTTATTAAGTCTAAGAAAGCTGTTTCTGCAAATTGCTTTCAGTATAGCCGCGAGTTAGCAGGACAATTTGAATTTATGATTCGTGCAAACGCTACAAACAACTTGGCAGATATTGAAAAGGAATTAAAAACCACTTTAGATAATTGGGAAAAAACAGGAGCAACTGATGAAGACATCGAAAAATTTAAAGCGCGTTTTCAAAGTGATTTATACAATGGATTGTCAACTGTACAAGGAAAGGGTGCTCAGTTAGCCGCTTATTATACTTTCACAGGGGATGGTAATTATCTTAAAAAAGAAATTGAAAGTTATTTAAAAGTTACCAAAGCTGATGTTATGCGCGTTTACAACACCTACATCAAAGGAAAAAATGCGGTGATATTAAGTTGCGTTCCGAAAGGAAAAGGTGATTTAAAAGCACATGATGATACATGGAAAATGTACACCCGTAAAGTTGAAGAAGAAAGTGCAGAGTATAAAAACTTAAGTTACAAAGAACCTAAAGATAACTTCGACAGAAGCAAAATGCCTCAGGCAAAAGCCGCTTCTTTAGTACCGGTACCTGATTATTGGACTGATAAATTATCTAACGGAATAAAAGTAATAGGAGTTAGCAGCAACGACATACCAAAAGTGAATATTTTAGTTAGTATTCCGTTTGGTCACCGTTTTGAACCAAAAGACAAATCCGGTTTAGCTAACATCACAGCCTCGATGATGGAAGAAAGCACAACACTTCATTCATCCGAAGAAATTGAAAAAATGCTTGATAAGTTAGGAAGTAGCGTGTCTGTTAATGCGGGTAATGAAGAAGTCGGCATCAATATTTCTTGTCTAAAAACTAATCTTGATGCTACATTGAAAATTGCTGAAGAAATTATGTTCATGCCGAAGTTTTCCGCCGAAGATTTTGAATTAGTAAAAAAAGAAAAGTTAGATGCGATTGCGCAAATGCAAACCAGTGCGGCTACAATTGCAGGTTTGATTTACAATAAACTTATTTATGGTAATGATCATATCATGAGTGTACCGGCTATCGGAACTTCAGAAACTGTGAGTAGTTTAACATTAGACGATGTAAAGAAATGCTATGAGAATTTTTCTTCTGAGGGAGCATCCATTGCAATAAGTGGAGATGTAAAAAAAGAAGACGTTCTTGCGAAAATGTCATTTGTAACGAAGTTGAAAGCAAATCCGATTGCAAAAACTGTTGAACCCGCAATACCGACTATAAGCAAAACAAAAATTTATTTTGTGGATAAGAAAAACGCTCCGCAGTCAGAAATCAGAATGGGATATATGTCATTACCATATGATGCTACCGGAGAATATTACAAAAACAACATCATGAATTTTGCATTTGCAGGTGCTTTCAATAGCCGCGTTAATTATTTATTACGCGAAATCCGTGGATTTACTTATGGCGTGCGTGGAGGATTTGCGGGTGGAAAATATCCTGGACCATATACTATAAGCGGTGGATTCAGAGCAAACTCTACTGATAGTACTTTAATTGACATGATTTCTGAATTAAAGAAGTACACCGCTAATGGTGTAATAGAAGATGAATTATCGTTTACAAAAAATGCAATGGCTCAATCAGACGCTTTAAAATACGAGTCAGCCTTCCAGAAATTAGGCTTTATTAAGCGCATCTTAGATTTTAACTTAGATAAGAACTATGTTAAACAACAAGGTGATATTTTAAATAACATCACCAAAGCTGATATAGATGCCAGAGCTAAAAAACACCTTCCTTTAGACAATATGTTGATACTGGTTGTGGGCGATAAGGCCACGAACTTTGATAAAGTAAAAGCATTGGGTTATGAGGTTGTTGAGCTCGACCTTAACGGGAATCCGGTAAAATAG